A stretch of the Pseudalkalibacillus hwajinpoensis genome encodes the following:
- a CDS encoding PspC domain-containing protein, which translates to MKKIYKSTTNKKLAGVLGGLSEVMNIDANILRIAYIALTLLTSGIFVLVYFGAALMLPSDQEVKFKD; encoded by the coding sequence ATGAAGAAAATCTACAAATCAACGACGAATAAAAAATTAGCGGGTGTTTTAGGCGGATTAAGTGAGGTTATGAATATAGACGCAAATATATTAAGGATTGCATACATCGCACTAACGCTCTTAACATCTGGAATCTTTGTGCTCGTTTACTTTGGGGCTGCTCTTATGCTTCCTTCAGATCAGGAGGTTAAGTTTAAGGATTGA
- a CDS encoding MBL fold metallo-hydrolase, producing MRIIKEQTVYQLSFMANWFPVNCYFVEEEESLTLIDAALSFSKNAILKAAAQIGKPINRIIITHAHTDHMGALDGLKASLPHAEILLPQRELKLLNGDSSLEAGEGDLPVKGGVPRNSKTQPDVLLKEGDMVGSLIAIEAPGHTPGMMAFIDKRNQILIASDALQTKGGVAVAGDLRWRFPFPTLATWDKERAIATVEKLASFNPSVIGVGHGDFLYEPEALKRAILQAKKRVEG from the coding sequence ATGAGAATAATAAAGGAACAAACCGTCTATCAGCTTTCGTTCATGGCCAATTGGTTTCCTGTTAATTGTTATTTTGTTGAAGAAGAGGAGAGTTTAACGTTAATCGATGCAGCCCTTTCTTTTAGTAAAAACGCTATCCTAAAGGCGGCCGCTCAAATTGGGAAGCCGATCAACCGAATCATTATTACACATGCACATACGGATCATATGGGAGCACTTGATGGGTTAAAGGCAAGTCTTCCTCATGCGGAAATTCTTCTTCCTCAAAGAGAGTTGAAATTGTTAAATGGTGATTCATCACTCGAGGCTGGCGAAGGAGATCTTCCAGTAAAGGGCGGCGTACCTAGAAACAGTAAGACGCAGCCAGATGTTCTTCTTAAAGAAGGAGATATGGTTGGCTCACTGATCGCGATTGAGGCTCCTGGACACACGCCTGGCATGATGGCTTTTATAGATAAACGAAATCAAATACTAATAGCCTCAGATGCGCTCCAAACAAAGGGCGGCGTAGCGGTAGCTGGTGATTTACGCTGGCGGTTTCCATTTCCTACTCTGGCTACGTGGGACAAGGAACGTGCGATTGCCACAGTGGAAAAGCTAGCTTCGTTTAACCCATCCGTTATTGGGGTGGGACATGGAGATTTTCTATATGAACCAGAAGCGCTGAAAAGAGCTATCCTTCAAGCAAAAAAGCGGGTGGAGGGATAA
- a CDS encoding GNAT family N-acetyltransferase, translated as MTAQVLSTNRLILRKMREKDVDYLLEIFSDKEAMRYYPACKSREDTKKWVEWTLHHYKVYGFGMWIVEEKRSGCFLGQCGLVLQKMDGCVEVEIGYLFARRYWGSGYATEAALACKKYGFEEIGLSKLISLIDPENKASIKVAKRIGMSYEKTIRKWDKKLDLFSCIPKVEEM; from the coding sequence ATGACAGCTCAAGTTCTTTCTACGAATCGACTGATCTTAAGAAAAATGAGAGAGAAAGATGTTGATTACCTATTAGAGATTTTTTCTGATAAGGAAGCAATGAGGTACTATCCTGCATGTAAAAGTAGAGAAGACACGAAGAAATGGGTGGAATGGACGCTGCATCATTACAAAGTATATGGCTTTGGCATGTGGATCGTTGAAGAGAAAAGAAGTGGCTGTTTTCTTGGGCAATGTGGGCTTGTACTTCAAAAAATGGACGGTTGTGTTGAAGTAGAGATCGGCTATCTTTTTGCTAGAAGGTATTGGGGAAGTGGTTATGCAACGGAAGCCGCGTTGGCTTGTAAGAAATATGGTTTTGAAGAAATAGGTCTTTCGAAGCTAATTTCATTAATTGATCCTGAGAACAAAGCTTCTATTAAAGTGGCAAAACGAATTGGGATGTCCTATGAGAAAACGATTCGTAAATGGGATAAAAAGCTTGATTTGTTTTCCTGTATTCCGAAAGTGGAAGAAATGTGA
- a CDS encoding DUF2935 domain-containing protein, translating into MVQTPLTPWQEHHFWIEILADHAIFVRDYLSPSEHKFVNEANQFAMAFDELRAQLTPLKRDEPASSDAMISFSRKAYHLARAYFNFEGTIQRLRIRNEININLSPSYFNGTLDENEEYLRQLTFYIEGKVPPPLSLLDLMDLWLTDQVGHASLLIDILDPIEVEFITKAQNIQNQFRVYISKNRAMRGFLRFTPSGFRAQQRFANEVAHSIQDLNALVEEVMSLFKIDEVLNNTTLRFLEHHFPESCYFLAHLSHYAPSIPAPSCSLTKPSYLPPKK; encoded by the coding sequence TTGGTTCAGACACCACTTACTCCATGGCAGGAACATCATTTCTGGATTGAAATTCTTGCTGATCACGCGATCTTTGTACGTGATTACTTATCACCGTCGGAACATAAATTTGTGAATGAAGCGAATCAGTTTGCTATGGCCTTCGACGAGCTTCGCGCGCAACTCACACCTCTTAAGCGTGATGAACCCGCAAGCTCTGACGCTATGATTTCCTTTTCACGTAAAGCTTATCACCTGGCAAGGGCCTATTTCAATTTCGAAGGCACGATACAACGCCTTAGAATTCGGAACGAAATCAACATCAACCTAAGTCCATCTTACTTTAATGGAACGCTAGATGAGAATGAAGAATATTTGCGTCAGCTTACTTTCTACATCGAAGGAAAGGTGCCGCCCCCTCTTTCTCTTCTCGACTTAATGGACTTATGGTTAACTGATCAAGTTGGCCACGCCTCGCTATTAATTGATATTCTCGATCCGATTGAAGTCGAATTCATCACGAAAGCCCAAAATATTCAAAACCAATTTCGTGTGTATATCTCAAAAAACAGAGCCATGCGGGGTTTTCTTCGATTTACACCATCTGGCTTTCGAGCTCAGCAACGATTTGCAAATGAAGTCGCACATTCGATTCAAGATTTAAACGCTCTTGTCGAAGAAGTGATGTCTCTCTTTAAAATCGATGAAGTTCTAAACAATACGACATTACGATTTCTTGAACATCATTTTCCTGAAAGCTGTTATTTCCTAGCCCATCTTAGCCACTATGCTCCATCGATTCCAGCGCCTTCTTGTTCATTAACAAAACCTTCCTATTTGCCACCAAAAAAATGA
- a CDS encoding formate/nitrite transporter family protein, with translation MEKETIDMICRSAVSKRDLQSDRMAHYVVRAMLAGVYIGFALVLSFTVGQFFYEVHSPMTYVMTALFFGIAFILIVYGGGELFTSNTMYMTIGTMKKVTTWRETILVWMTCYGGNFLGILLFTTLLYFSGVFQSIGEDHLLLTIAEKKMTLPTSYLFFRAIFANWLVCLAVWIPMRVKEDMAKIILMMLLVFTFFISGYEHSIANLAVFLISLTSPHSEVINMGGFIHNLIPVTIGNIVGGGFFVGMLFFFLNEPIKRKEIQRNPIIVSATKVSNQKL, from the coding sequence TTGGAAAAAGAAACGATTGATATGATCTGTCGCAGTGCGGTTTCTAAGCGCGATTTACAATCAGACAGAATGGCTCATTATGTCGTTCGTGCTATGTTAGCAGGAGTCTACATCGGTTTTGCTTTGGTACTAAGTTTTACGGTAGGTCAATTTTTCTATGAAGTACATTCGCCTATGACATATGTGATGACCGCTTTATTTTTTGGAATAGCCTTCATTCTCATTGTTTATGGTGGAGGTGAATTGTTTACATCGAATACGATGTATATGACAATTGGGACGATGAAAAAAGTGACGACGTGGAGAGAAACCATTCTCGTTTGGATGACGTGCTATGGAGGAAACTTTCTTGGTATTCTGCTTTTTACGACGCTTCTATACTTTAGTGGAGTATTTCAATCGATTGGTGAGGACCATCTGTTATTAACGATAGCTGAAAAGAAAATGACATTACCGACTTCCTATCTCTTCTTTAGGGCGATTTTTGCAAACTGGCTTGTTTGTCTTGCTGTATGGATTCCTATGCGTGTGAAGGAAGATATGGCCAAAATTATTCTTATGATGCTTCTTGTTTTCACATTTTTTATTTCAGGCTATGAGCACAGTATTGCGAATCTAGCTGTATTTCTCATTTCACTTACTTCTCCTCATTCTGAGGTTATTAATATGGGTGGATTTATTCATAATCTCATCCCTGTAACGATTGGGAATATCGTAGGTGGAGGATTTTTTGTAGGAATGCTCTTTTTCTTTCTAAACGAACCTATAAAAAGGAAAGAAATCCAAAGAAATCCAATAATCGTTTCGGCTACGAAAGTTTCTAATCAAAAATTGTAA
- a CDS encoding ATP-binding protein, with protein sequence MILTAKSFLLNLLLVFAPLSIIQILYLLKQTSFLKRSSGWLLAIFPLLSVILCMMYPIVINENFILDFRRIPFILGALYGGKWVSLIYLVVLLSYRFMLGGSGFYPTLLSFSLVAIFTSLVSTHFLKLDLKWKLAVAAGLDACLGSVSTVLSLVFFDSQISLETWILFNSISLTGVVLATLIYEVFINQFKLLHSVMESQKLEVASHLAASISHEVRNPLTVSRGFLQLINSDLEDKKTKGYMELAIHELDRATEIINDYLTFAKPFPEKVEKINVKSELEQSLSVIQPLATMSDVTINSNIDISPTYIQSEKRKFQQCLLNILKNAIEAMPDGGELTVDALHKGFELKVSISDTGIGMSEEQIVRMGEPFFTTKEKGTGLGMMVSHSIMKAMNGEIIYESSPNKGTTVILLFKIENEGS encoded by the coding sequence ATGATACTTACTGCAAAGAGCTTCCTACTCAATTTACTACTCGTTTTTGCACCGTTAAGTATTATTCAGATTCTTTATCTATTGAAGCAGACTTCCTTTTTGAAACGATCATCAGGTTGGTTACTCGCGATCTTCCCTCTTCTTTCCGTTATTCTCTGTATGATGTATCCCATTGTGATTAATGAAAATTTCATTTTAGATTTTAGAAGGATCCCGTTTATTCTTGGGGCTTTATACGGTGGGAAATGGGTATCGCTTATTTACTTGGTCGTCTTATTAAGCTATCGTTTTATGCTTGGAGGAAGTGGTTTCTACCCTACATTGCTTTCATTTTCACTCGTTGCCATTTTCACTTCTTTAGTATCAACACACTTTCTTAAACTGGACCTTAAATGGAAGTTAGCAGTTGCTGCTGGGTTAGATGCCTGTCTGGGGAGTGTATCTACAGTCCTATCACTCGTTTTCTTTGATTCGCAAATAAGCTTAGAAACATGGATTTTATTCAATTCTATTAGCTTAACGGGTGTCGTCCTAGCCACGCTCATTTATGAAGTATTTATTAACCAGTTTAAGTTGCTTCACTCAGTGATGGAGAGCCAGAAGCTAGAGGTGGCGAGTCACCTTGCTGCAAGCATCTCACACGAAGTGCGCAACCCCTTAACCGTTAGTCGCGGTTTTCTTCAATTGATCAACAGTGATTTAGAAGATAAGAAAACGAAGGGGTACATGGAGCTTGCTATTCATGAGCTTGATCGAGCAACAGAAATTATTAATGATTATTTAACCTTCGCCAAACCTTTTCCAGAAAAGGTTGAGAAAATAAATGTAAAAAGTGAACTTGAACAAAGCCTTAGCGTCATTCAGCCTCTTGCTACAATGTCGGATGTGACCATCAACTCAAACATTGATATATCCCCCACTTATATTCAATCAGAAAAGCGTAAATTTCAGCAGTGTCTGTTAAACATCTTAAAAAATGCCATTGAAGCGATGCCAGATGGAGGCGAATTAACTGTTGATGCTTTACATAAAGGTTTTGAATTAAAAGTTAGTATTTCAGACACCGGCATTGGTATGTCAGAAGAGCAGATAGTAAGAATGGGCGAGCCTTTTTTCACTACAAAAGAAAAAGGGACAGGGTTAGGTATGATGGTCTCACATAGCATTATGAAGGCCATGAATGGGGAGATCATTTATGAAAGCTCCCCTAATAAAGGGACAACCGTGATCCTTCTTTTTAAAATAGAAAATGAAGGGTCATAA
- a CDS encoding MerR family transcriptional regulator: MDHKFTIGQMSKLHDIPVKTLRYYDEIGLFKPFEVDDQTGYRYYCLEQFKKLDMIWYLKKMGIPLKEIKKKVEHSTVEEFIEILSEYERINDEKINELVKMQKHLKTKILDLKQSRDILFIGEPQIRTLPHRYLLAIQGQFHTLDDIESVLRGLKKEIDHVTPIMVGKVGFILSVEHMKTRETMEYDGLFILIEDDSEIDHQKIMTLEEGEYASVYMREGREKDNAYYQTLLSFVSEQGYEPDGPFFIRQIVDSFISHKEDERLREIQIKVKAVGEKKSFPK, from the coding sequence ATGGATCATAAGTTTACAATTGGCCAGATGTCAAAACTCCATGATATTCCTGTGAAAACACTTAGGTATTACGATGAAATTGGGCTTTTCAAGCCATTTGAAGTCGATGATCAAACAGGTTATCGCTATTATTGTTTAGAACAATTTAAAAAATTGGACATGATTTGGTATTTGAAAAAGATGGGCATACCGTTAAAAGAAATAAAGAAAAAAGTAGAGCATAGCACCGTAGAGGAATTTATTGAAATTCTATCTGAATATGAACGAATTAATGATGAGAAAATCAATGAATTAGTAAAGATGCAGAAGCATTTGAAAACGAAGATATTGGATTTAAAGCAATCGAGAGATATTCTCTTCATTGGTGAACCGCAAATTCGTACACTCCCTCACCGCTATTTATTAGCCATTCAGGGTCAGTTCCATACGCTAGATGATATTGAAAGCGTGCTACGCGGTTTAAAAAAGGAGATTGATCACGTTACTCCGATCATGGTTGGGAAAGTAGGGTTTATTCTATCAGTCGAGCATATGAAAACACGAGAAACGATGGAGTATGACGGATTGTTTATTTTAATTGAAGATGATAGTGAAATTGATCATCAAAAGATTATGACACTTGAAGAGGGGGAGTATGCGAGTGTTTATATGAGAGAAGGGAGAGAGAAAGATAATGCTTATTATCAAACCCTATTGAGCTTCGTATCTGAACAGGGTTATGAGCCAGATGGACCTTTTTTCATTCGACAAATTGTTGATTCGTTTATCTCACATAAAGAGGATGAACGTTTGCGAGAGATTCAAATAAAAGTAAAAGCTGTAGGGGAGAAGAAGTCCTTCCCAAAATAG